A window of Castanea sativa cultivar Marrone di Chiusa Pesio chromosome 8, ASM4071231v1 genomic DNA:
TAGGCCAATGAACCTCTTTTTGTCCCCAAAATTAGAAGAGATCTTGATTGGCTACTATTGCTAGGTCGGTAGAAGCTAGAAAGAAGttattgtttataattgttttcATCTGTCATATTGGTTTCCCTTCCAACCAACGACGGTAGAAATCCAGTGCCTCTTGTGGCTTATATTCAGGAACTGTGTGCCccgctatgaagcacgggtgcgggtgcgggtgcgggtgcgggactcggcaatttttgaaaaaggtgggtgcgggtgcggcgggactcggcgattaaaaaattattaaaaatatatttatttatatttttaatatattactaagcatactttttcacattatataaacatataccaaatttaagaacaacagtagataataactaaaacatgatgttcataaattaaatacaacccacaagattgaaactaaaacattccAAGATGTtcagaaattagaatacaactcataagtttgaaactaaaactaaataaaagacaatcaacaagacaatcaaatcccaacatcttcatcatcaagatcaatagattcacttcgaacttcacttcgaacttcactttcactagtaGTAGCACTAGTGCTAACATTCCCAATAACTATGGCCTCCAACTCTGGCTCATCAAGAGTAAGGGTTGCACTCTCAAGAATTCCAGCTCCTCCATGTATGTCGCTCTCATTCCAAGAGTCTCCTCCAATGTCCCACATCTTTGTTGCGGTATGTATGTACTCCGCATTGCGCCTTGACAAGAGTCGAAGATTAGaatgcacatataccaaatcATCAGCACGTGCAGgagccattttgtttctttttaaggaatgaatgaatttgtatgtgctccaattcctctcagcacatgaggatgaacaaggttgtccaagaagcttaagggcaagggtttgaagagttggaaatgcGGTACCATGGTATTGCCACCAATCCAAAGGTTGTAAGATCCACCTATCTGTCAAGGCAGCTGGTGAAGGAAACCTCCCTCCTGAAAATGCTGCAAACTCAAACTTCACCACACTTAATTCATTCCCATCTTCAAAGTATCGATCTAAACACTTGCACCtttccatagaaatttcatAATCTCGATGTGGAGCAACGCGTTTTGGATTTTCCGAAAGCCATTCAATGGAGTAATACctagagttaaagattaaaaaacaaatataaataaaaggtgtgttttactagaaaggggaactaaagaaaataaaaaataaatgtacttacttaggatttaaggaatgagCTAAGCAATGTAGTGGTGTACAGTTTTTAGTCCATCGATCAATGAGTATATCatacaccacactccaaaatgaGCAATGCTGATCATCTTCCAAGCCTTCGTGCCGATATATTGTTGCTTTCACCTTCTCTATCATTGAATCCCACATTTCATACATAAGATGAAGACAAGGCTTATCTGTGTCGGCCATTCGTagcatatcataaataggtgCTGTGAATTCAAGGATATAATCAATATTATCCCACCAAAGATCACTTAGAATCAGATCTTTCACTTTTTGAGCTTTTCCAACATCATCCTCCCTATAAGAAGCCCATTGGTCACTAATAGCCATGGCTTGAAGgcatctttttatcaacttcaaccttTTTAGCATTACAACAACTGAAGCAAATCTAGTATCAGCAACTTGGAGCAgttttaatggacaaaattcattaaacattgccaacctcattgaatggttcatgataaaaacacgtatgaaggatgcatcatcaccaatacgtgtaatccaactacattcctcatatgtaacttcattcttttcagtgttttttgctgcacaaatattcttcaaagctAGATTGAGAGTGTGGACAACGCGgggtgtccaaaatattttaggatactCACTTTCAATAAGAGATCCGGCGGCCTTCATCACACTAGCATTATCGGTGATGACTTGGACAACTTTTTCATGTCCAATCTCTTTTATAGCATCCTTCAACACCCCGGCAATATAATGTTTGTCTTTGAATTCACACGACCCATCAATTGCCTTTATAAACCTTTGGACCCCATCGATCTgaccataatattaataagaggccTCCTTTGTGGATCGGACCATCCATCGAAACTATACTTACACCATGTTCAAGCCAAAAGTCCTTAATTGGTTTCGAAGTCCTTCAACATGAgctctttctttttgcaaaagtgttgttctCAAAGCATTGTATCCGGGAGGAACATAACCCGGAATGCTATGAGTAGCGGCATATGCATAGGAATTACGATAATATGGGTTCCTTGCAAAGTTAAACGGAAGCCCAGCGGTGTAAAACATCCTAGCAATTGTACTATCCAACtcatgtctagcattattacGGTATGCTTTCTCCAAAGTATTATTTACGACCACCTTCCTCCTCTTACCATCAATCGGATTTGTACTATCACTCCTTTCATGTCTCCGAAATTGGGAAATAGGTATAGGCCCACGGCCTGGGGGAGGTG
This region includes:
- the LOC142607546 gene encoding uncharacterized protein LOC142607546, whose translation is MDEVTSTETSPSSNQEVPNDESSLWQYVTKVEKPAGASVKSGGNTYFKCNYCGVVYMGSYSRVKAHLLKIPNKGIKPCPKVTPSHRLEMQQMYDKVENDKLERERRSQIPLPPPPPGRGPIPISQFRRHERSDSTNPIDGKRRKVVVNNTLEKAYRNNARHELDSTIARMFYTAGLPFNFARNPYYRNSYAYAATHSIPGYVPPGYNALRTTLLQKERAHVEGLRNQLRTFGLNMVFIKAIDGSCEFKDKHYIAGVLKDAIKEIGHEKVVQVITDNASVMKAAGSLIESEYPKIFWTPRVVHTLNLALKNICAAKNTEKNEVTYEECSWITRIGDDASFIRVFIMNHSMRLAMFNEFCPLKLLQVADTRFASVVVMLKRLKLIKRCLQAMAISDQWASYREDDVGKAQKVKDLILSDLWWDNIDYILEFTAPIYDMLRMADTDKPCLHLMYEMWDSMIEKVKATIYRHEGLEDDQHCSFWSVVYDILIDRWTKNCTPLHCLAHSLNPKYYSIEWLSENPKRVAPHRDYEISMERCKCLDRYFEDGNELSVVKFEFAAFSGGRFPSPAALTDRWILQPLDWWQYHGTAFPTLQTLALKLLGQPCSSSCAERNWSTYKFIHSLKRNKMAPARADDLVYVHSNLRLLSRRNAEYIHTATKMWDIGGDSWNESDIHGGAGILESATLTLDEPELEAIVIGNVSTSATTSESEVRSEVRSESIDLDDEDVGI